Proteins encoded within one genomic window of Chiloscyllium punctatum isolate Juve2018m chromosome 7, sChiPun1.3, whole genome shotgun sequence:
- the LOC140479956 gene encoding uncharacterized protein: MRMETVDRWRICLCLFVTVFSSSRGNHHPTSPGDSKTAMPSDTPAFNLNSTVLGINNSTASTADTINDTVAQADIGSTMAFTSMTPSLKNETSFNNSLEKSTVSMLTTTPNISNLTQKSGLANNDTSSDPQRSVNNSSPIPKSVSPSVSSVVTESNGNDAEVSSTVKITAIPKQTETSVKVSSTYKDSTLTVKSTGMSSTLSAGQKESKDATSSFPTEQSPVSTTLPMQPTSKTRLTSMTTSGSVMPSTVIVPLSTSHTSPTTTTTTTTISTTTATTVRATARRGTTINIATTSFSVQHIEGNLANTKEVVNGRPVSNPNGTRMDPLVIGLTTVFFIIIGIVSILGFLKYRQRNNQPEFRRLHELPMDDMMEEDTPLSLYSY, translated from the exons GAAATCATCATCCAACAAGCCCAGGTGATTCAAAAACTGCAATGCCCAGTGATACACCTGCATTCAATTTGAATTCAACTGTACTGGGAATTAATAACTCTACAGCATCAACAGCCGATACTATCAATGACACTGTCGCTCAAGCAGACATTGGAAGTACCATGGCTTTTACTTCTATGACACCAAGCCTGAAAAATGAAACTAGCTTTAACAATTCATTAGAGAAGTCAACTGTCAGTATGCTGACTACTACACCAAATATCAGCAACTTGACCCAAAAGAGTGGATTGGCTAATAATGATACAAGCAGTGACCCGCAAAGGTCTGTAAATAACAGTAGTCCCATTCCAAAATCTGTGAGTCCCAGCGTTAGCTCCGTTGTAACAGAGTCAAATGGAAATGATGCTGAAGTGAGCTCTACTGTCAAAATTACAGCAATCCCAAAGCAAACAGAGACCTCTGTGAAAGTGTCTTCAACTTACAAAGACTCCACGCTCACAGTTAAATCAACTGGGATGTCTTCTACATTATCTGCTGGACAGAAGGAATCAAAAG ATGCAACCAGCAGCTTTCCAACTGAACAATCCCCAGTGTCTACAACTCTACCAATGCAACCAACTTCCAAGACCAGGTTAACTTCCATGACAACCAGTGGCTCTGTAATGCCATCCACTGTCATCGTGCCCCTGTCCACCAGTCACACAagccccaccaccaccacaaccaCCACCACCATTTCGACCACCACTGCTACCACTGTGAGAGCAACTGCTCGAAGAGGCACCACAATCAACATAGCAACCACTTCATTTTCTGTGCAGCATATCGAGGGGAATTTGGCCAATACCAAAGAGGTGGTGAATG GGAGGCCGGTTTCTAATCCAAATGGAACCAGAATGGACCCTCTTGTTATAGGACTCACCACAGTTTTCTTTATAATTATTGGAATTGTTTCAATACTTGGGTTTCTGAAGTACCGTCAGCGAAACAACCAACCAGAATTCCGGCGTCTTCATGAGCTCCCAATG GATGACATGATGGAAGAGGATACCCCTTTGTCTCTCTACAGCTACTAG